The following coding sequences lie in one Candidatus Phytoplasma solani genomic window:
- a CDS encoding co-chaperone GroES codes for MQKNIIPLHDNVVLKLKMEETTTQSGILLALAEKEKSSIGIIIEIGSKVEGLKKDDEVVYKSYSGSKITLGGQEFLIVPVKDILAKIR; via the coding sequence ATGCAAAAAAACATTATCCCTTTACATGATAACGTTGTTTTAAAATTAAAGATGGAAGAAACAACTACTCAAAGCGGTATTCTTTTAGCTTTAGCTGAAAAAGAAAAATCTTCGATCGGTATTATCATCGAAATCGGCTCTAAAGTTGAAGGACTAAAAAAAGATGACGAAGTGGTTTATAAAAGTTATTCTGGTAGCAAAATCACTTTAGGAGGACAAGAGTTTTTAATTGTTCCGGTCAAAGATATTTTAGCCAAAATCAGATAA